The following are encoded together in the Culex pipiens pallens isolate TS chromosome 1, TS_CPP_V2, whole genome shotgun sequence genome:
- the LOC120414512 gene encoding protein FAM107B isoform X1, producing MMPYLVFFYLLVCYFPPLPGLKCQNASLECSGGQRRRHSDVQQYQQQQQQHFNLTSGSASYDQFQTSTTNDRGSTRMMPPINRNDAQQGHSDGGQGLIVPKKLINPCVDSMDRQNLHRELMFNQKMGKSVLNQKSELQRALEKQKERQVLAAQNLAKQQAAENSIANELGRVIMQRAARLEQKNLAAAAAGSGSQSDPHPDSINPEYLNARAKLRATQAAAVYSK from the exons aTGATGCcttatttagtgtttttttatctGCTTGTTTGTTATTTTCCCCCATTACCAGGCTTAAAGTGTCAAA ATGCGAGCCTAGAGTGCTCCGGCGGCCAGCGGAGAAGACACTCGGACGTCCAGCaatatcagcagcagcagcagcagcactttaACCTCACCAGTGGCAGCGCCTCCTACGACCAGTTTCAAACCAGCACCACCAACGACAGGGGAAGTACTAGAATGATGCCGCCGATCAACCGGAACGACGCGCAGCAGGGCCACTCCGACGGCGGCCAGGGCCTGATCGTGCCGAAGAAGCTCATCAACCCCTGCGTCGACTCGATGGACCGCCAGAACCTGCACCGGGAGCTCATGTTCAACCAGAAGAT GGGCAAAAGCGTCCTCAACCAAAAGAGCGAACTGCAGCGCGCCCTCGAGAAGCAAAAGGAGCGCCAGGTGCTGGCCGCCCAGAACCTGGCCAAGCAGCAAGCCGCGGAAAACTCCATCGCCAACGAGCTCGGCCGGGTGATAATGCAACGCGCCGCCCGCCTCGAGCAGAAGAacctggcggcggcggcggccggcTCCGGCTCCCAGTCCGACCCCCATCCCGACTCGATCAACCCGGAGTACCTGAACGCGCGGGCCAAACTCCGCGCGACTCAGGCCGCCGCCGTCTACTCGAAATAG
- the LOC120414512 gene encoding protein FAM107B isoform X2: MFRPQLNPSENIREKMRLFEGQDASLECSGGQRRRHSDVQQYQQQQQQHFNLTSGSASYDQFQTSTTNDRGSTRMMPPINRNDAQQGHSDGGQGLIVPKKLINPCVDSMDRQNLHRELMFNQKMGKSVLNQKSELQRALEKQKERQVLAAQNLAKQQAAENSIANELGRVIMQRAARLEQKNLAAAAAGSGSQSDPHPDSINPEYLNARAKLRATQAAAVYSK, translated from the exons ATGTTTCGACCGCAGCTGAACCCGTCCGAGAATATCCGCGAAAAGATGCGACTGTTCGAGGGTCAAG ATGCGAGCCTAGAGTGCTCCGGCGGCCAGCGGAGAAGACACTCGGACGTCCAGCaatatcagcagcagcagcagcagcactttaACCTCACCAGTGGCAGCGCCTCCTACGACCAGTTTCAAACCAGCACCACCAACGACAGGGGAAGTACTAGAATGATGCCGCCGATCAACCGGAACGACGCGCAGCAGGGCCACTCCGACGGCGGCCAGGGCCTGATCGTGCCGAAGAAGCTCATCAACCCCTGCGTCGACTCGATGGACCGCCAGAACCTGCACCGGGAGCTCATGTTCAACCAGAAGAT GGGCAAAAGCGTCCTCAACCAAAAGAGCGAACTGCAGCGCGCCCTCGAGAAGCAAAAGGAGCGCCAGGTGCTGGCCGCCCAGAACCTGGCCAAGCAGCAAGCCGCGGAAAACTCCATCGCCAACGAGCTCGGCCGGGTGATAATGCAACGCGCCGCCCGCCTCGAGCAGAAGAacctggcggcggcggcggccggcTCCGGCTCCCAGTCCGACCCCCATCCCGACTCGATCAACCCGGAGTACCTGAACGCGCGGGCCAAACTCCGCGCGACTCAGGCCGCCGCCGTCTACTCGAAATAG